From [Clostridium] symbiosum, a single genomic window includes:
- a CDS encoding CoA transferase, which translates to MTGILEGIRIVDLTRYIAGPYCGALLADMGAEVIKVEKPGSGEATRTVGPWKDGVSLFFPAYNRNKKSVTADLRTPQGIEVAKKLIEKSDVVIENFRVGVMEKMGLGYEEIKKINPRIIMVSVTGFGQSGPMSRRTAFDGIISSVSGVTRIEKGRVERSKGPIHDYMAAIYAAFGTVLALYERGKTGEGQFLDVSMVAGSSMIRTTAIADASVNGDEAAISGDDSSPYGYLKAEDGWINFHAGTDPLFRRLLKLIPDNRILGNPKYLDNIELRVTDMDLLMEEIQAWADGKTCGELEKEFISADIPCGICATPGRLLRDPHLNENGYIIRQEVHGVGEVAYMGFPFKLSGHPELEYRPAPEVGEHTEEIYRNVLQMTEGEMERLKKQGII; encoded by the coding sequence GTGACAGGCATTTTAGAGGGAATCCGCATTGTGGATTTAACACGTTATATTGCAGGGCCGTACTGCGGCGCACTGCTGGCGGATATGGGGGCGGAGGTAATTAAGGTTGAGAAACCGGGTTCCGGCGAGGCCACCAGGACGGTCGGGCCGTGGAAGGATGGAGTCAGCCTGTTCTTTCCGGCATACAACAGAAACAAGAAAAGCGTCACCGCGGATCTGCGCACCCCGCAGGGGATTGAGGTGGCCAAGAAACTCATTGAGAAATCGGACGTTGTAATAGAAAATTTCCGCGTCGGGGTCATGGAAAAGATGGGCCTGGGCTATGAAGAGATAAAGAAAATCAATCCGCGTATTATTATGGTTTCCGTGACGGGCTTCGGCCAGAGCGGGCCGATGAGCCGCAGGACGGCATTTGACGGAATTATTTCCTCCGTATCAGGAGTGACAAGGATAGAAAAGGGACGTGTGGAGCGCAGTAAAGGTCCTATTCATGATTACATGGCGGCTATATATGCTGCTTTTGGAACCGTTTTGGCTTTGTACGAGCGGGGCAAAACAGGAGAAGGCCAGTTCCTGGATGTGTCCATGGTGGCCGGTTCCTCCATGATCCGGACAACCGCCATAGCGGATGCCAGCGTCAACGGAGATGAGGCGGCCATAAGCGGCGACGACAGTTCGCCTTACGGATATCTGAAGGCAGAGGACGGATGGATTAATTTTCACGCGGGAACGGATCCGCTTTTCAGGCGGCTTCTCAAACTGATTCCCGATAACCGCATTCTCGGGAATCCGAAGTATCTTGATAATATTGAACTCCGGGTGACGGATATGGATCTGCTGATGGAAGAAATCCAGGCGTGGGCGGATGGAAAAACATGCGGGGAGCTGGAAAAAGAATTTATAAGCGCCGATATTCCCTGCGGAATCTGCGCAACACCAGGGCGGCTTCTGCGGGACCCGCATCTGAATGAGAACGGCTATATTATCAGGCAGGAAGTGCACGGTGTTGGGGAAGTTGCCTATATGGGATTTCCATTCAAATTGAGCGGCCATCCCGAGCTGGAGTACAGGCCCGCGCCGGAGGTCGGGGAGCACACGGAGGAAATTTACCGGAATGTGCTTCAGATGACGGAAGGCGAGATGGAACGGTTGAAAAAACAGGGCATTATATAA
- a CDS encoding aldehyde dehydrogenase family protein, which produces MYKQYINGKLVDGQGEIVRILDPSDNTVITELATASEKQCEEALEAAQAAFKPWAKTPVGTRVEWLLKLNSAIMDEKEAIAEILSVESGKPYATAMDDLVMFDEFIQYYAEEGKRMDGTTVYSPNKSYGELYHAIERRPMGVVVAHIAWNYPVAMMALKIGPAMVAGDPLIVKPASDTPLSTLYIGSICEKIGLPAGVINFVSGPPSTVARVLNTSRIPRMITLIGSCETGRRAMAEASSTSIKRFSLELGGNAPVIVMPDSDVDYVVANTIGMKVSNAGQICTNYNRIYVHEDIYEEFLKKVEEGLKEVKLGCKHDEGYVMGPMISRSARDRMLELIDEAVAGGATLVCGGTVPEEKQDGNYITPALLRDVREEMRVCKEEIFGPIISVQPFKELDDALAKAVDTEYGLASYFYGHDARDIAKAFEVLESGDVYINGAGGGPHTPHIGIKQSGLGCDQSRWSMEEYFDLKRISLIP; this is translated from the coding sequence ATGTACAAACAGTATATTAATGGAAAACTGGTCGACGGTCAGGGCGAAATTGTCAGGATACTCGATCCGTCCGACAACACGGTTATCACAGAACTGGCAACCGCATCTGAAAAGCAGTGTGAAGAAGCGCTTGAGGCGGCCCAGGCGGCATTTAAACCGTGGGCGAAAACTCCGGTGGGGACCAGGGTTGAGTGGCTTTTGAAACTGAACAGCGCAATCATGGACGAGAAGGAAGCAATTGCCGAGATTCTGTCGGTGGAATCGGGTAAACCGTATGCGACGGCCATGGATGATCTCGTTATGTTTGATGAATTTATCCAGTATTATGCCGAGGAAGGAAAGAGGATGGACGGAACCACCGTTTATTCCCCGAATAAATCCTACGGTGAACTGTATCATGCCATAGAGCGCCGTCCCATGGGGGTTGTCGTGGCTCACATTGCCTGGAATTACCCTGTTGCGATGATGGCGTTAAAGATTGGTCCGGCCATGGTGGCGGGAGATCCCCTGATTGTCAAACCGGCCAGCGACACACCGCTGTCTACACTCTATATCGGAAGCATCTGTGAGAAAATAGGCCTTCCGGCCGGTGTAATCAACTTTGTAAGCGGCCCGCCGAGCACGGTTGCCAGGGTATTAAATACGAGCAGAATCCCGAGAATGATTACTCTGATTGGCTCCTGTGAAACAGGCCGCCGCGCCATGGCCGAGGCATCGTCTACTTCCATCAAACGTTTTTCACTGGAACTGGGAGGAAACGCCCCTGTCATTGTTATGCCGGACAGCGACGTGGACTACGTTGTGGCGAATACAATCGGTATGAAGGTTTCAAATGCGGGGCAAATCTGTACCAACTATAACCGCATTTATGTACATGAGGATATTTACGAAGAGTTCCTCAAAAAAGTGGAAGAGGGCCTGAAAGAGGTAAAACTGGGCTGCAAGCACGACGAAGGTTATGTGATGGGGCCGATGATCAGCCGCAGTGCAAGAGACCGCATGCTGGAGCTGATCGACGAGGCGGTAGCCGGAGGCGCCACACTGGTATGCGGAGGCACGGTTCCGGAGGAGAAGCAGGACGGCAACTATATTACACCGGCTCTTTTACGCGATGTCCGCGAGGAGATGAGAGTTTGCAAAGAGGAAATTTTCGGTCCGATTATCAGCGTACAGCCGTTCAAAGAGCTGGATGACGCCCTGGCAAAGGCGGTTGACACCGAATATGGACTGGCATCTTATTTCTACGGCCATGACGCCCGGGATATTGCCAAAGCGTTCGAAGTCCTGGAATCGGGCGACGTTTATATTAACGGGGCAGGCGGAGGCCCGCACACACCTCACATTGGAATCAAACAGTCGGGACTCGGATGTGACCAGTCGCGCTGGAGCATGGAAGAGTACTTTGATTTGAAACGTATTTCACTGATTCCGTAA